A genomic stretch from Kogia breviceps isolate mKogBre1 chromosome 1, mKogBre1 haplotype 1, whole genome shotgun sequence includes:
- the LOC136794578 gene encoding LOW QUALITY PROTEIN: sodium/potassium-transporting ATPase subunit alpha-4-like (The sequence of the model RefSeq protein was modified relative to this genomic sequence to represent the inferred CDS: deleted 2 bases in 1 codon), with product MEDLKKEVVMDDHKLTLDELSTKYSVDLTKGHSPEEAQEILARDGPNTLSPPPTTPEWVKFCKQLFGGFSLLLWTGASLCFVAYGIQLYFHEDPTKDNLYLGIVLTVMVIITGCFSYYQEAKSSKIMESFKSMVPQQALVIQGGEKIQVPVQDVVVGDLVEVKRGDRIPADIRLISSQGCKVDSSSLTGESEPQSRSSDFTNENPLETQNICFFSTNCVEGAARGIVIATGDSTVMGRIALLASGLAVGQTPLQVEIEHFIHLIPAAAVFLGVTFFGLSVILGYTWLEAVVFLIGIIVANVPEGLLATVTP from the exons atggaggaCCTGAAGAAGGAAGTGGTCATG GATGATCACAAATTAACCTTGGACGAGCTGAGCACCAAATATTCTGTGGACCTAACCAAG GGCCATAGCCCTGAAGAGGCACAGGAAATCCTGGCTCGAGATGGACCCAATACACTTAGCCCACCCCCTACCACTCCAGAATGGGTTAAATTCTGTAAACAACTGTTTGGCGGCTTTTCCCTCCTACTGTGGACTGGTGCCAGTCTCTGCTTCGTGGCCTATGGCATCCAGTTATACTTCCATGAGGACCCTACCAAAGACAAT CTGTACCTCGGCATTGTACTAACAGTCATGGTTATCATCACCGGCTGCTTCTCCTATTATCAGGAGGCCAAGAGCTCCAAGATCATGGAATCTTTTAAGAGCATGGTACCTCAG CAAGCTCTGGTAATCCAAGGTGGAGAGAAGATTCAGGTCCCTGTACAAGACGTGGTGGTAGGAGACCTGGTAGAAGTGAAGAGGGGAGACCGGATCCCTGCTGACATCCGGCTTATCTCTTCACAAGGATGTAAG GTGGACAGCTCATCCTTGACAGGGGAGTCAGAGCCCCAATCCCGCTCCTCTGATTTCACCAATGAGAACCCTCTGGAGACCCAAAATATCTGCTTCTTCTCCACCAACTGTGTGGAAG GGGCAGCCCGGGGCATCGTGATTGCTACAGGAGACTCCACGGTGATGGGCCGAATTGCCTTGCTGGCCTCCGGCCTGGCAGTGGGCCAGACC CCACTGCAGGTGGAGATCGAACACTTCATCCATCTGATCCCGGCAGCGGCCGTCTTCCTTGGTGTCACTTTCTTTGGGCTCTCAGTTATCTTGGGCTACACCTGGCTGGAGgctgttgtttttcttattgGCATCATTGTGGCCAACGTGCCTGAGGGGCTGCTGGCCACCGTCACT CCTTAG